Proteins encoded in a region of the Gemmatimonadota bacterium genome:
- a CDS encoding ribose-phosphate pyrophosphokinase has translation MAVGLKILSGNSNAPLAQDICEYLGVSLGKAAVSRFSDEEIRIHINEDIRGTDVFVVQSTNSPAENLLELLLLLDAAKRASARRATAVIPYYGYARQDRKAGPRVPISAKVVANLIAAAGADRVLTMDLHAPQIQGFFDIPLDHLYSAPVFTRRLRELGTSEDLVIASPDAGGMAMARSYGRRLNCPLALVDKRRPRPNVSEVVNVIGEVEGKNVIIRDDMIDTGGSLTGAAEALKKNGAETIYAACTHALLSGDAVQKVEDSVLDCLIVSDTIRLSEDRQSDKLEQLSVASLFGEAIKRIHEEKSVSSLFESSDQT, from the coding sequence CGCCGTTTCGCGTTTCAGCGACGAAGAGATCCGGATACACATCAACGAGGACATCCGCGGGACCGACGTGTTCGTGGTCCAGTCGACCAATTCGCCGGCGGAGAACCTCCTCGAGTTGCTGTTGCTCCTGGACGCGGCAAAACGGGCTTCGGCGCGCAGGGCCACCGCGGTGATCCCTTATTACGGCTATGCCCGCCAGGACCGCAAGGCGGGCCCCCGGGTGCCCATTTCAGCCAAGGTCGTCGCGAACCTGATCGCCGCGGCCGGGGCGGACCGCGTACTGACGATGGACCTGCACGCGCCCCAGATCCAGGGATTCTTCGACATCCCCCTGGACCATCTGTATTCCGCGCCCGTGTTCACGCGCCGGCTCAGGGAACTCGGGACGTCGGAAGATCTGGTGATCGCTTCCCCGGACGCGGGGGGCATGGCCATGGCCCGGTCCTACGGCCGGCGGCTGAACTGCCCGCTGGCCCTGGTGGACAAGCGGCGGCCGAGGCCCAACGTGTCCGAGGTCGTCAACGTGATCGGCGAGGTGGAAGGCAAGAACGTGATCATCCGCGACGACATGATCGACACCGGGGGGAGCCTGACCGGAGCGGCGGAGGCCTTGAAAAAGAACGGCGCCGAGACGATTTACGCGGCGTGCACCCACGCGTTGCTTTCCGGGGACGCCGTGCAGAAGGTGGAGGATTCCGTGCTGGACTGCCTGATCGTCTCGGACACGATACGCCTGAGCGAGGACAGGCAGAGCGACAAACTGGAACAGCTTTCTGTCGCCTCCCTGTTCGGCGAGGCGATCAAGCGTATACACGAAGAGAAATCCGTCAGTTCGCTCTTCGAATCGTCGGATCAGACCTGA
- a CDS encoding 50S ribosomal protein L25 → MNQVSLKARQRTDTGKQVAKTLRRDGSLPAVVYGSGEASTPLVLDYREFEGFLRKTRGESVVINLEIEGMEDKKALLRDIQRDYLRNQLLHADFQQIRMSDRITTEVSLVMIGEPVGVTRDGGVLDQSLRVIEISCVASEIPEHLEVDIANLSMGETIHVSDLSFENVEIETDGEVAVVSVLTPMAEEPEEEEVDLEQEEPEIIGQAREDGEEEDGSEDGAED, encoded by the coding sequence ATGAATCAAGTATCATTAAAGGCCCGTCAACGGACGGATACCGGAAAGCAGGTCGCCAAGACGCTTCGGCGCGACGGCAGTCTGCCCGCCGTGGTCTACGGCAGCGGAGAAGCTTCGACGCCGCTGGTCCTCGACTACCGCGAGTTCGAGGGATTCCTGAGGAAAACCAGGGGTGAAAGCGTCGTCATCAACCTGGAAATCGAGGGCATGGAGGACAAGAAGGCCCTCTTGCGGGATATACAGCGGGACTACCTCAGAAACCAGTTGCTGCACGCCGATTTCCAGCAGATCAGGATGAGCGACCGGATCACCACGGAGGTTTCGCTCGTGATGATCGGCGAACCGGTCGGCGTGACGCGGGACGGCGGGGTACTGGATCAGTCCCTGCGGGTGATCGAAATCAGTTGCGTCGCTTCCGAGATTCCCGAACACCTGGAAGTGGACATCGCCAACCTGAGCATGGGCGAAACGATCCACGTCAGCGATCTTTCCTTCGAAAATGTCGAAATCGAGACCGATGGAGAGGTCGCCGTGGTGTCCGTGCTCACGCCGATGGCCGAGGAGCCGGAGGAAGAGGAAGTCGACTTGGAGCAGGAGGAGCCGGAAATCATCGGCCAGGCCCGGGAAGACGGCGAGGAAGAGGACGGGAGCGAAGACGGGGCCGAAGACTAA
- the pth gene encoding aminoacyl-tRNA hydrolase produces MHAFIGLGNPGVRYAGTRHNTGFDVIDTWLRRLDLELAPAGEGFHGAVATVSGLPVALVKPVTFMNRSGYAVREAVGHYELDVDRVVVVCDDVNLPFGTLRLRAKGSHGGHRGLESIIDALGTEGFARQRIGVDLPRDADTLVDYVLEEFTEEETTDLPIVLDRACDQLELFVSDGCDEAASRYNGPSFTE; encoded by the coding sequence ATGCATGCCTTCATCGGGCTCGGCAACCCGGGCGTGCGGTACGCGGGCACACGCCACAACACCGGTTTCGACGTGATCGACACCTGGCTGCGGCGTCTCGACCTCGAGCTTGCCCCGGCAGGCGAAGGGTTCCACGGCGCCGTCGCAACGGTCTCCGGCCTGCCCGTGGCACTGGTAAAGCCGGTGACCTTCATGAACCGCAGCGGTTACGCGGTCCGGGAGGCGGTGGGACATTACGAACTCGACGTCGATCGCGTCGTGGTCGTCTGCGATGACGTCAACCTGCCCTTCGGTACGCTGCGTCTCAGGGCGAAGGGCAGTCATGGCGGCCACCGGGGACTGGAATCCATCATCGACGCGCTGGGAACGGAGGGATTCGCCCGTCAGCGCATCGGAGTCGACCTCCCCCGGGACGCGGATACGCTCGTCGATTACGTGCTGGAGGAGTTCACCGAAGAAGAGACAACGGATCTGCCTATCGTCCTCGACCGGGCCTGCGACCAGCTGGAGTTGTTCGTAAGCGACGGCTGCGATGAGGCCGCGAGCAGGTATAACGGTCCGTCGTTCACGGAATGA
- the rpsF gene encoding 30S ribosomal protein S6: MRSYETVVILNSKLEEAPLEEEISAIEGLITSNQGEVVDTERWGSRKLSYEINDAHQGFYTLIRFDGEPDLVDVLDRSFKLNERVLRHMTKRVKKHPAHVYEKAEQAEKDTGAEA; encoded by the coding sequence GTGCGGTCCTATGAAACAGTAGTGATTCTCAATTCCAAGCTCGAAGAAGCGCCGCTCGAAGAGGAGATCTCCGCTATCGAGGGGCTCATTACGTCGAACCAGGGGGAGGTCGTCGACACGGAACGCTGGGGAAGCCGTAAACTCAGCTACGAGATCAACGATGCCCACCAGGGATTCTACACGTTGATCCGTTTCGACGGCGAACCGGACCTGGTCGACGTGCTGGACCGGTCGTTCAAGTTGAACGAACGCGTACTCCGCCACATGACGAAACGGGTCAAGAAGCATCCGGCCCACGTATACGAAAAGGCGGAACAGGCCGAAAAGGACACAGGAGCGGAAGCATGA
- the rpsR gene encoding 30S ribosomal protein S18, whose protein sequence is MTRGRKQKRIPGRIKNIDYKDPKQLRRFVTERGKIVPSRISGASALCQRRLAKAVKRARHVGLLPFIEETYK, encoded by the coding sequence ATGACCAGGGGGAGAAAGCAGAAGCGCATACCGGGCCGTATCAAGAACATCGACTACAAGGACCCGAAGCAGCTCCGGCGTTTCGTCACCGAACGGGGCAAGATCGTGCCCAGCCGCATCTCCGGGGCCAGCGCGTTATGCCAGCGGCGCCTGGCAAAGGCCGTCAAGCGGGCCCGCCATGTCGGCCTGCTGCCCTTCATCGAAGAAACCTACAAGTAG
- the rplI gene encoding 50S ribosomal protein L9, which translates to MKLILTESVQNLGNIGEIVDVSNGYGRNYLMLTKKAVPATPGNLKMLQGKLKQQLALEAKTMEQASELAKLLEEVSLTAVVQVGEEDRMFGSVTQQHIADLLKEKGYDIDRRKIHLDEPIKALGIYTVPIALHARVEAAVKLWVVKE; encoded by the coding sequence GTGAAGCTCATATTGACCGAATCTGTGCAGAACCTCGGAAACATCGGTGAAATCGTCGACGTTTCCAACGGGTACGGCAGAAACTACCTGATGCTGACGAAAAAGGCCGTTCCGGCGACGCCCGGAAACCTGAAAATGCTTCAGGGCAAATTGAAGCAGCAACTGGCTCTGGAAGCCAAGACGATGGAACAGGCGTCCGAGCTCGCCAAGCTGCTTGAGGAAGTCTCCCTGACCGCCGTCGTGCAGGTCGGGGAAGAAGACCGCATGTTCGGCTCCGTCACCCAGCAGCATATCGCCGACCTGCTGAAGGAAAAAGGCTACGACATCGACCGGCGCAAGATCCACCTCGACGAGCCCATCAAGGCGCTGGGCATATACACCGTTCCCATTGCGCTGCATGCCCGGGTCGAGGCCGCCGTGAAGCTCTGGGTGGTCAAGGAATAG
- a CDS encoding M20 family metallopeptidase, with amino-acid sequence MFDPVQVTRELIAFNSISANSNAAVSDYLQDQLDRSGFEVERITYQDDNGVEKVNLVGRKGEGKGGLALLGHSDTVPVDGWETDPFAAEIRDNRIYGRGSCDMKGALSTMLAAGAAFDASELSAPIYLVFTADEEVGCWGAAEVSERSELLAGSGLRYGIICEPTRMEVVRAHKGAVFMRAKTKGRAAHSSTGRGVNAHHAMIPFLVEMKAIHDELRSDPRHLNDEFDPPFSDWNIGVNDGGVALNMTAPSSVCTVYYRPMPGQDQEALLDRTRKAAERNGVELTIQKIGDPFSTPADSELVRTALRITGTDKAHTVPYGTDGLVFGRKMELILLGPGDIRQAHTVDEWMDLDQFDLAIDAYKAMIRAFCV; translated from the coding sequence ATGTTCGATCCCGTCCAGGTAACCAGGGAACTGATCGCATTCAATTCGATCAGCGCCAACAGCAACGCCGCCGTTTCCGATTACCTTCAGGACCAACTCGACCGGTCGGGTTTCGAGGTCGAGCGCATCACGTACCAGGACGACAACGGCGTGGAGAAGGTCAACCTCGTCGGCCGCAAGGGCGAGGGGAAGGGCGGACTCGCGCTGCTGGGGCATTCGGATACCGTCCCGGTGGACGGTTGGGAAACGGACCCTTTTGCGGCGGAGATCCGGGATAACCGGATTTATGGCCGCGGAAGCTGCGACATGAAGGGCGCCCTGTCCACCATGCTGGCGGCGGGGGCGGCCTTTGATGCGTCGGAACTCTCCGCCCCGATCTATCTCGTGTTCACCGCCGACGAGGAAGTCGGGTGCTGGGGCGCGGCCGAAGTCAGCGAACGATCCGAACTCCTGGCCGGCAGCGGGCTGCGCTACGGGATCATCTGTGAGCCGACACGCATGGAGGTCGTACGGGCACACAAGGGCGCGGTTTTCATGCGGGCCAAGACGAAGGGCCGGGCGGCCCACAGCAGCACCGGCAGAGGCGTCAACGCCCATCATGCCATGATCCCCTTTCTCGTGGAGATGAAGGCCATCCATGACGAACTTCGATCGGATCCCAGGCATCTGAACGACGAGTTCGATCCGCCTTTCTCCGACTGGAACATCGGGGTCAACGACGGCGGCGTCGCCCTGAACATGACGGCGCCCAGCAGCGTATGCACGGTCTACTACCGGCCGATGCCCGGGCAGGACCAGGAAGCCCTCCTGGACCGCACTCGAAAAGCGGCCGAACGGAACGGCGTGGAATTGACGATCCAGAAGATCGGGGACCCCTTCAGCACGCCAGCGGACTCGGAGCTGGTCCGGACCGCGCTGCGGATCACCGGAACGGACAAGGCCCACACGGTTCCATACGGTACCGACGGACTGGTCTTCGGCAGGAAGATGGAACTGATCCTGCTCGGTCCCGGGGACATCCGCCAGGCCCACACGGTGGACGAATGGATGGACCTGGACCAGTTCGACCTGGCGATCGACGCGTACAAGGCGATGATCCGCGCGTTTTGTGTGTGA
- the ychF gene encoding redox-regulated ATPase YchF, which yields MQIGLVGLPGSGKTTLFNALVRANAETGGYAGQNTANRGTIRVPDPRLERLSNLFNPRKTTFATVEYLDIGGITAGSGRQEEQQGAGGLADLRTMDVLVHVLRCFPDLAGTSGTPGKDFETVELELAIADLEVIERRLTRLSKEARSTKQPDLVREWELLEQCREEIEGGGVIRNLEFSPEDEKRLRGYRFLSQKPVLLVLNIPEEEIGSEAGRLEELGKFAEELDTLALCAKVEMEIAQLDDEDARGFLDELDIEESALSRMIAASYRLLNLISFFTVGQNEVKAWTVTRGVTAPVAAGTVHSDMERGFIRAETLDWQAMLDLGGWQAAKEQGALRVEGKQYVVMDGDVINVRFSV from the coding sequence TTGCAGATCGGCCTCGTCGGGCTGCCCGGTTCCGGGAAGACCACGTTGTTCAACGCGCTGGTCAGGGCCAATGCGGAGACCGGCGGTTACGCGGGGCAGAACACGGCAAACCGGGGGACGATCCGGGTCCCAGACCCGCGTTTGGAACGCCTCTCTAACCTGTTCAATCCACGCAAGACCACTTTCGCCACCGTTGAATACCTCGATATAGGCGGCATTACGGCCGGATCGGGACGGCAGGAGGAACAGCAAGGCGCCGGAGGACTCGCCGACCTGCGGACCATGGACGTGCTCGTGCACGTTCTGCGCTGTTTTCCGGACCTGGCCGGTACCTCCGGTACACCGGGCAAGGATTTCGAGACGGTGGAACTGGAGCTCGCCATCGCCGATCTCGAGGTCATCGAACGCCGGCTGACCCGCCTTTCCAAGGAGGCCCGGTCCACGAAGCAACCCGACCTGGTGCGGGAATGGGAACTGCTCGAACAGTGCAGGGAGGAGATCGAGGGCGGCGGGGTCATCCGGAATCTCGAGTTTTCGCCTGAGGACGAGAAGAGATTGCGCGGCTACCGGTTCCTCTCGCAGAAGCCGGTGCTTCTCGTGCTGAATATCCCCGAGGAAGAAATCGGCTCGGAAGCGGGCAGACTGGAAGAGTTGGGGAAATTCGCAGAAGAGCTGGATACGCTGGCGCTTTGTGCGAAGGTCGAAATGGAAATCGCCCAGCTCGACGATGAGGACGCCCGCGGCTTCCTGGACGAACTGGACATCGAGGAATCGGCCCTGAGCCGCATGATCGCCGCCTCGTACCGGTTGCTTAACCTGATCTCCTTCTTTACCGTGGGCCAAAACGAGGTGAAGGCCTGGACCGTCACACGGGGCGTTACGGCGCCCGTGGCGGCCGGGACGGTGCACTCCGACATGGAACGGGGATTCATCCGGGCCGAGACGCTGGACTGGCAGGCGATGCTCGATCTCGGCGGATGGCAGGCCGCGAAAGAGCAAGGCGCGTTGCGCGTGGAAGGCAAGCAATACGTCGTCATGGACGGAGACGTGATCAACGTGCGCTTCAGCGTCTGA